ACTGTCACGCTTCGAATCTAATATTCGGATCGGAcatgtgatggccgcacacttctTAGAGCAAATCCCTAAAGAATGTGCAAGGCCTGCCTTTACATTTAAAAATATCACATCAAATTATACCAGACAATGGTATTAAAAGTAAACCTCTaatctatataatatatataataatagtcAAGTGATACATGGGTATTAGGGGCGGTATTGCATGTTGACACGTAAGGTTATAGGATAATCTTCCGCAATGCCAtgtgtcaaattttatttttttattttttatattttttaaataaaaaataaaaatatattatgataaaaaaataaaaaatattttaaattattataactcaattttattctaaaaagagagaaaaaaaaaagcaaataaaGTCATGGTCATTAAAAGCCAAAACTCTTTACCCTCTTTCTACCCCGCTACTAACGCTGCCTCTGAAGCTTGTATtgtctatctatcttcttcataAAATTGAATCTTGGTGATGCCAACCATGGTGGAAAGGTGGAGGAAACTCTTCAGAAGTAAATGAAACAATCATTTGCATCTGACTCCATGGTGCCCGAGTCTCCACCCAAAAGATGCCAATGATATTttcaagaagatgaagaagacggGGCTTATGCCTAATGCAGTTGCCATGCTTAATGGACACTGCAAAGATGGATTGGTTCGAAAAGTAATGAAGCTATTTGCATTAATACAAAAGAAGGAAACAATCTCTAAGGTTGTAGTTCATACGATGATTGTGGAAGGCTTCTGCAAGGCAGCAAAATTTGATGATGCAAAGAGGATTTTCAAAAAAGATGCAGAAAAATGAAATATGTCGGATGCTTTTAGCTATGCAGTTCTGATTCAGGGCTTGTGCAAAGAGAAGAAATTGGAGGATTCTGTTGAGTACTATATGGAGATGTTGGATGCTGGACATTTATTAAATGCAGTAACCTTCACTGGTTTGGGAGGCTATCTTTGGAAAAAAGAACTCTCAGAGATTCTTTTGATCTCATCATAGATTAATTGGTGAGAGCAACTTTTAATATaaaatgttattattattatcaattaaatcccCACAACGTGCAGGTTGAGTGCTAGttttattaattcaaataaaatatatatcaccaaTAACTCATCATAATCAAgaccaatatttatttaaaaataaattaagcaaATATCCTCTAAGATCCTATGCTCCTCATTGCTCAATCCAAAATTCTATAGAATcctctggatctgaaaaaatatagaaaagagagggTGAGCTTTACAGACTCTATAAGTTATCAATATCTCTGAGAGttcaagtataaataaaaattctttttcaaacATACAATAATAGATGCAAAtactaatatatttaaaaataaaactatgcCATGTGTAACAgcaagatctaaaaaaaaatctctcccaATTTTTGTTGTCTATAGCCACGATCAGTCCCGTGATAAGGTCCAGGAGAAACTAACCCCTAAAACAGAACATTCGATCCATCGATGTATATCGGTGACCAGCCCCACTATCTAGGCTGAGGAGAGAATTAGCTCTAATTCATACGGTCACGATTTACCCTATGACAAGGCAAAAAGATTAGTTCTAAAGTAAGAAACATGCGATGCATCAGTGCGTACCAGTGATCAGTCCCGACTGGCTAGGCCCAAGAGAACTAACTCAGCTAGCGATTAGTCCCAACTGGCTAGATTCAAGAGAAATATATTTCTGACGTGTGGCCAACGATCAGCCCTATTGGTTAGATTCAGATCATAATCTAACTAGAgcatttttcttatgattttaccacaatcaatttttcataaataatcagaCTTATTTTTATAACAGTATCAACTCAAATTTTCATATCATTTAAAAGagcgataaaataatttttatttgaaatttcatgcATAGATGAACATGTTTAAGTTTCTTCTCAAAGATTATGcaatattaaaatcaaaaaatcatctCCTTTCAAATTCATAATCAAGCAGAGATGATGATGCCATACTTGTTCCAACTTTGTAAATtacttttcataaataaatacataattttgaatttcaataatttaattttaaatattttatatacataaattaattttttttaaataggtaagtatgtataaaaataaatttagaaataAGAAAAAACTTACAGTCATAGATCAATTAGATTCAAAAATCATAGCCtttgattcatggtctgatcctTAGATCTGCACTTCTCACGATATCTATTTTGACTTGGCCAATATGGAAAAGAGAGAGATACTCAGTCTAGATCATGATTTGGATAGAATTGTGGGACGAATCTAAATATCTCAGATTTGTCTTTTtggttctttttcttcttctttgtttttttcctttctctctctatctctcttttttctcttttccctcaaatctctcattctctctctactcttctctttcctttttttttgtccttccctctctctctcgttctctctctctctttgttctttctttctctcttcccagGCCGAAGAGATGGCATTCCTCAAAGAAACCAGGGGGAAGATGGAGGGGTGGGGTCAATGATGGTGGTGCGGCAGGGTGCTAGCAATGGTGGTGGCTTGATCAGCATTATCGGTGGTGGAAAATCGGCGATAATAATATTGAAAACAAAGGAAGTAGCAAAAATTGAGGAGAAAGGGGGTTTTCGGATGACGACAACCTGCTTGTGAAGTCTAATGGCTGCCGAAGgtgaggaagaaagaagaggaagagggattttggtgggggATCAATCAAAAGCAGGGTTTAAATAGAGAAGGAGAAAAGAACTGATAAGCTCGATTTCTCCTCGAATAAAGCTGAATCTCGCCGTCGTATCCCATCCAAACACTCTTTGACTAATTTCACTTAATGGTGCACGGCACTAATTCGGCCACCCTCATGGCTTAATCTGCCCCCTAAAGTCAGGGATTGGCAGGGGATGTGGTtccgctttttttttttctgagaagTCCTCATGAACCGGGTCCACTAGGATCGGTTCTTACATTCtctttccttaaaaaaaaaaaaattatcctcaaaaTTTGAGAAATCTAAGTCTTCCAAAGTTAAAGATGCTCAACCTAAACTTACATACACCAATTTATCCTGGCTTGGCATTTTTGTCAAACTGAATATATGATCATATTATTAAGATGCCCGCAAGCAAATCCAACATCTTAGGTCAACCACATTAATGCTCAAGCACATATCTACACCTAAGCATGGACTCTTTCCAAGAATAATTCACAATTTGGTACCTCCGCATCGATTTTGAAATTTGCCCCCATGATACACAATCAAATATCTCATCTCTTTTTGATCAAAATCAGTGTGATTACTAAATTAGAagctttcaattgcatttaagattAAGATATAGACCAATAAAATCAACACTAATTGAGTAATCGAGACTTTGAGATTAAAATAAATGCATGTTCATTTAAGATTGAGTTGGAATCAATTGGGTGCAAAAAGTCTTACAGTAAGATCGATTATAAAAATCAATTGTGCTTGGAATAGagcttgaaataaatttcaatacAAATACTATGATGATGTTTTGATCTCGCAAAAAGTTAATGACCCACCTTgactaaaattaaataatcagATAACTGTGAAGGTGATTATAATTATGTTGTAATGGCTATAGGCAATAACGATCCATCACCATTGagaaaataatatcaaaattgaataataaaaattaaatccaagaaGATAAAGTATCTTTATCATGGTTCCTATGTTAGAGTTGAGATCATAAGGAGAGAATAAATCAATCTAGATTTGTTTAGATGCTTGAtatatagatcaaatttaattaacaaTCAACTAACCTTGGATATAAAATGGATGAAACTTTTCTTAACACGATCAATATAGTCATGTCGTAACTAGCTTAAGAATCCATTGTACTCACATTGTCTTTATGATTAAAAgcctattttattgaaaaatcatATCTTCCATCATAATATATTTCAAACTATAATCAATATGTTCGATCAATTTTAAATGACTCAACCACCATACTTCTACTGTGTCACTCCAATTAAccttttccaaagttcttaatgATTTAGATTATAGTTTTGTAAACTCCAATCAAATATTTTGTTTTTCTAAGTCCATTGGATCATAATTCTCCTTCAAAATAATTGCCGTATTTACACTATTGAATGATTAAGATAGTAacttctaaatttgatttgagtcaagTCAACTCTAGATAATTACTTTGACAATTCAATTAAATGATTCAAAAATCAGTCTATCTCTTTTGAAAACATCAACTTCTACCTTGTCTATCATGATCTTGTAAATTACTAGAGCATGGTAATTAGAAAGAACAGTCAACTTTAGAAGATCCACTCAAAATATCAGTAAAAGAGATTATTCTTAATAAAATATCCTTCCATTGCTTAGATCTTGCCATGATTATAGAAGTCTTTCATACTCCCAATATCCTTCTATTACCTTCTTTCTATTCTCTTTATcaacaaaataattttcaatggaTTTTCTATGATATCAAGATTAAGTTCCCAAAATAAATCCAATGCTGATACAACATAGTATAACCCATCTATCACTCAAATTATACATCCATATATCAATTGTTTAGTCATGATTTATATTCTTTCTAAAACTAGACTTGAAGTATTCAACCAAAATCTGAACAATATAAACCTTCTATACTTATCCAAAACAAAGTTTTAAGAAACTCAATTTATATCCATAAAACAAAATCAGACACTATGAAACATATCATTATACTTCTAGTAccaataattatttttagatatttaatcaAAACCCTAATTCTATCCCACTCTCATTAATCTAAGTTCTCATGATCTGAAACCTAaactctgataccattctatcaAGCTCTGAATCTAATATTTAGATCGGACATGTGATGGCTACATACTTCTTAAAGTAAAGTCCTAAAGAATGTGTAAGGCCTGCCTTCACATTCAAAAATATCACATCAAATCATTCTAGACAATGGAATTAAAAGTaaacctctaattttattgattccaataaaatatatatcatcaatatctcatcataattaagatcaatatttatttaaaaataaattaagtaaataTTCTCTAAGATCCTATACTCTTTACTGCTCGGTCTCAAGCTCTATAGAATtctctgaatctaaaaaaaaatataaaaaaaaagagatgagcTTTACAGGCTCAGTAAGTTACTAATATCTATAAGGGTtcaagtataattaatttttttttcaaacatacAATAATAGATGCAAATACCAATATATTTGAAGACAAAACTATATATGCCATATGTAAttgtaagattttttaaaaaaaatctctctcAATCTTCATTTACTACAGCCATGATCAATCCTGTGACAAGATTCAGGAGAAACTAACCTCTAAAAATAGAACATCCGATCCATCGGTGTGTACCAGTGATCAGTCCCACTAGCTAGATCGAGGAGGAAAGTAGCTCTAATTCACACGACTATAATTTGCCCCatgacaaaataaaaaattagtcctaAAATAAAAAACATGTGATGCATCAGCATGTACCAGCAATCAACCTTGACTGTCTAGGCCCGAGAGAACTAACTCTGCCAGCGATCAGCTCCGACTAACTAAGCTCAGGAGAAATATATTTCTGACATGTGGCCAACGATCAGTCCTGTTAGCTACATCCAAATCATAGTATAATTATAgagtttttctcatgattttatcataatcaatttttcataaataatcatacttatttttGTAACAGTATCATCTCAAACTTTCATATCATCAGAAAGagccataaaataatttttattcaaaattttatgcgATGAACATGTATAAGTTTCTTCTCAGAAatcatataatattaaaataaaaaaatcatctctTTTTAAATTCGTAATCATGAATAGGTGATGCCATATTTGATCCAATTTTGTAAATtacttttcataaataaatatataatttcaaattttaataatttttaaatattttatatataaaaattaaatttttttaaacatataaatatatatataaataaattcaaAGATAAGAGAGAATTTACAGTTTTAGATCAATTAAAttcaaaaatcataattttggatTCATGGTCTGTTCCTTAGATTTGCACTCCTCGCGATATCAATTTTGGCTTGGCAAATATGGAAAAGAGAAAAATACTCAGTCTAGATCACGATTTGGACAGGATTGTAGGACGGATCTAAATATctcacatctattttttttttaaaatttttttctctctctcctctcgaatctctcattctctctctactcttctctttcttttttttttttgttttgtcctTCTCtctggttctctctctctctctcttctttctttctttcttcccaagCCGAAGAGATGGCTTTTCAAAACGGAGGGAAGATGGAGGGGTGGGGTCAGTGATGATGGTGCGGTAACATCAAAAACATTTGTTATCATTACTATTTACAATGTAATAATACATTATACTGATTTTTTATCTATCTCCGCACCCACCTGCAGGGACCAGAAAGAAGGGAGACAACTTAATCCCTTTCCAAAAttcagaaaagataaaaaaatatatctaatatatataattaaaaattatttagatatgtCAGAGTCATCTAAATATATCAAAGGTATATATTTTAGGAAGTTGTGTTGAagttaatttcaaaattttttcttttcaaaaatattttccttCACTCATACAGAGGAAAAAAATTGAATCAGAGTTTTTTTAGAAAGCCCTTTAATTATTTAGGAATCTatgttaaaattaattagaaattttttcttttagaaatattgtcccaatttttttaattattttaggaATAATTTCTTGGCAGTTTAGAGTGTACATAAAAAAGATAGGAATATTGAGCTACTTTAGAAAGCTGTTgattatttttatgtatatagaagaaaaaattttgaagtaaattaatttgaataggactcttattaattatattaaaaattattcatcatttaGCATCTTTATATCTCTCAACCATAGCCAATATGGTAGATCCAATTAACCAGAGTTCGCCATAAGCCTGCCATGAAACCATCATCTCTTGACCAATTAGTTTCTCATCACGTGGCCAGGCTTGAGGTGCATGGACACTATAATAAAAAGGGAGGTAGGTGAGATAGGCGATAGTTATTTGCTGATGCTAGAAGGGGGCACCGGTGGGTTGTGCAACAATATTAGGACTTTGTGATGCTTTTAAAGCATGTCGAAGAATAACGATGCTTTTAAGCATAGGAAAGCTTTACTTATTCTAAGACAATGCATTGGAATGTTGTTATCTTAAGGTGCTTTAAAACATCATATCGGACGCCAATCAATACCCCAAACCATTCCATGTTGGCTCTTAATAGAAATATCAAGTTATTTGATTCTTCCATGCACGTTATGAAGGTCAATGTGGTCAACTGCCTAGATGGAGAGGGAAtcccataaaattttaattaaacgaAATGTTTTACGGTCTGCCATGTTGGAAGGTACATCTAAAGGAGCTCTTTTcccgaataatacaaaaaaaaaacttttttaccaaaatatattcaaaccaaacttatttaccaaagtgATGTgagagggaaaaacgccattttgaatggcgtttttccccCCGCCACGTCActccccatttccacggtggcatcgtccaaaaaaaaaaaaaaaaaggaagaaacgccattcggaatggcgcttttaaaaacgccattccaaatggcgcttttaaaaacgccattttgaatggcgtttttaaaaacgccattaaaaatggcgttttccaattttcccacccaaaaataaaggaaaaaatcgtgggaaaatggaaaattttgttttttaaaatttgaaattaataaataaattaaaaattttaattttgattgaattttaaaatataaagatttgaatttgtaattcattaaaaaaattaatttagattttttatttcaaattttttttaaaagatgtccaaaaaaatcttaaaaaattaaaaaaaattatcatagaaaataaaaaaagagaaaaaaatatgaaagaaataaaaatttgaaattaaattgaaaaacatcattcgaaatacttgtcttcaaaatttttaagaaaattaaaaattataaaatttttaaaaaataaaaaaaaagaattataatgtaaaaataaaaaagaataaaattttaaatataaattgaaattaaaatattatttcaaattactttctcaaataaaaaataataaattaaaaaaagattcaaaaaaattttaaaaataggctaaaaaaattttataaaaaaacaaagaattgaaaaaaaatagaaattataattgtaattgaataacaaattttttattttttaattttaagaaataagaacaaaaatttttaaaaaaaatttaaaaatgaccttaaaaaatttataaaaagataaagaattgaaaaaaatagaaattgtaattgtaaggaaaaaaagggaggaaaatttaatttataactaaattaatttaaatattattatttaaaaaatattttaaataaagaaaaaaagggaggaaaatttaatttgaattaaattttgatcaaaaaataaatccagtgtaaagttaaaaaataaggaaaaatgtggaaaaaaatttttgtaaattgaactttagaaaaaataataattttttaattaaagaaaaagaatacgtaatagaatgctaaaaagaaaaaaatggaagagaaatgaaattataatttcaaatgataactattttaaaataaataaaaaaaagtatcataggaaaataaaaaaataacaataaaataagaattataattataaattttaaagaaatttaattttaatttaaattaaaaattatcatttaaattatcattttcattatttaatttaatttatttattaaaagattacaaatacataatataaaaaattgtaagaaaagtagatttatattttttagtcgaccccatgaatcgactcatggctaaaagagtttaacggcacgcaaaatttttgactgcgacactctgtgagtcgatcccttgactttttttctggtaatttttattttttaaattttataaatagaggaagagggagagaggaggcagctcaccgtcgtgctgtcggagagacgccggagtagggagaagagggagaaagaagaagagggagaaggagagaagaaggggagaaaggagaaaacgccgtttccttcggtgtttttttattctttttcttttttctaaattttttaaattttttttcataatttgtttaattatttgttttaatttattaatttttttaatgaggatagtaatttgaatgataatttttaatttaaattaaagataattttttgttttaaattataatttctattttattaccattttttatcttttatttactttttttatgatatattttttaatttaatttgtaatttttataatttaaaaatataatattagttttctttcatttttatgatatattatgtattcttttcctttacttaaatttgtaaaggaagaaggagaagatcgagaagggagaaggagaagggagaaggaggggaaaaatgggtttggggaggggagagaatggcgttttctcttttttttattttttattttttttaatatctttacttatctatttgtaattttttaataaataaatttaattaaataataaaaataataatttaaatgatattttctaatttaaattaaaattaattttttttaaaatttataattataattcctattttattattattttaatattttttttatgatattttgtttaaaatttattttaaaaattttatcatttcaaattataatttcagttttcttttatttttatctttttagcattctattacgtattccttttctttacttaaaaatagacttattttttctaaaattcaattcaaagagcaacatttgatatatggggatggcatctgggggatgtacgaagaagaagacgctgccatctgtagatgaaaaggcggtggcatctgtgcagcatcaaatgatgacatatgcggtgatggcatatgtgaagcatatggtgacggcgtataactcatatctggcgcccgaactgctccataccaaagcgcacaggtatgtggatcaacaccaatcaccaCCAATGTTCTGaaacctgttctctccatctcccgcagtatctgaatccgctcgtcctcatcagtcgtagataaagcacgacgagcgtccaacacgagatccgacatagaataagtctataaaataaaaatagaacagttagtataaaacaatcagtatagtgtacaatataaaacaaaaatataacacaaataacatgaagtaattttcataatcttaccaaaagacgtatagtagaactctcgccctcgtatccagaaactgcatactgagactgtccaatgactcgcaccgtaatgctaaaaaatcaagtcatgtagtcatcagtatatgaacggcctctcaaaatagaatcaccatgaacaatgtgatctcgacgtgcatcccaaatatcgatgtactgtgcatgtctgatacgccagtcgatacgaactctccctcgtcgatcaatacgatgaagtccctgactggtatcaaactgctctggactCACAACCAATCGAGACGGAGCCCACCGCCGGGAGAGACGGGGgctgaggaccgccgtcgggacgcgggggCCCGCCGTGGCCATCGAGATGCGGGGCTCGGCCCCGAGAAGTACGGCCCGCCGAcataacattttctctcctaatgttctgagacacattcgagtatgtgtatccatatgcacaaatcataatatccaataatttaaaattaaataatataaaataaaatcaatatttaatattattcaatagaatcaaaatgttaaatatatcaaaaaaaatagtacaacaaaaatgtaaaaatactaaatacaaatacaacaaagactaagtcccacaaggacgtcgcggcgcccgtggtcgcttggaccttctcaggaaggtcctcgccggctgctcctgctgtgatggctcctctcctatatcagtagaggagatctgctgatcatgctgctcaggaataactgatgctgtcggatcatctacggactgagagacccgttcaactctctcatctggatacacggatggacctgaaaaaaaagtatcatactcatgtggccaactggtacccggtgatggcatctgggggatgtaggacgaagaagacgctgccatctgtggatgaaaaggcggtggcatctgtgcagcatcgaatgatgacatatgcggaatatgcggtgatggcatatgtgaagcatatggtgacggcgtataactcatatctggcgcccgaactgctccataccaaggcgcacaggtatgtggatcaacaccaatcgcctccaatgctccggaacctgttctctccatctcccgcagtatctgaatccgctcgtcctcatcagtcgtagataaagcacgacgagtgtccaacacaagatccgacacagaatcagtctataaaataaaaatagaactgttagtataaaacaatcagtatagtgtacaatataaaacaaaaatataacacaaataacatgaaataattttcgtaatcttaccaaaagacgtacagtagaactctcgccctcgtatccagaaactgcatactgagactgtccaatgactcgcaccgtaatgctaaaaaaccaagccatgtagtcatcagtatatgaacggcctctcaaaataggatcaccatgaacaatgtgatctcgacgtgcatcccaaatatcgatgtactgtgcatgtctgatacgccagtcgatacgagctctccctcgtcgatcaatacgatgaagtccctggctggtatcaaactgctctggaatgtcctgagtctgaccaaactgccgcaggacacgatcgggaagatgccactctaccacatcaaaacaaataagtggcaccctagcagtccatatgtcgtgtccaactgtacacatctgcggcagtatagccaatatcccatctgtatatggcttccacaaaaactgatataatataattaaaataaaaaaaattaatataaaattataatagattatgaatactgtaaattgatatttgtaaaaaattcaaaatttacccgtctagatgtatcaactaatgtatccaactggcatctataaacccgtgccactcttgtcgatacgtgatgaacgttgaatgcaacgttccatctgtttcacagtgtactaatattaaataaatttaaaataataaaatttaaataaaaaaaaatatttcgatacctgtatcctaatggtccgtctagtctgaatggaacatcaggatcctgctgctctgatggcatctcaagcaactgtcgtcgtaatggactgatagtcggcatacgctcccatacccaaatctgcaaaatttaaaaattaaataaatgatatatcgaatgtaaaatataattaaatattaaaaattaaaaattttaattcacgtacctgtaataatacaagataaccgccaatctcgctctgatcagcataggaaccccgacacatagctcggtatagacaagctagtactgcactgccccaactgagtcgacgagcgaaatctaaatcctctaataatggcaaaaacatcaacttcatcttattcgatgaagtatcaggtaacaagacaccacctaacaatcgcagcacctgacccctaacatactgctgcaccatctcctctggtgcatcatccgcaatatgaaaatgacgataacgatcatctaaacactcaatcctgagtcgtgaatgatcaaaaaaatgtgcgtcgggctcaaaccctaacaaccgcaagcacaaagcctgccactccggaatggaaagtgtgggatcaactccggtaactggatctccatcaactggtagtccagtaaggatgctgacatcctgtaaactgatggtcgcctcaccaaatggaagatgaaatgtgtgtgtctctggacgccatctctcaagcatagcagtaataagaccaacatcc
Above is a genomic segment from Elaeis guineensis isolate ETL-2024a chromosome 1, EG11, whole genome shotgun sequence containing:
- the LOC140854697 gene encoding serine/threonine-protein phosphatase 7 long form homolog, which translates into the protein MAYDPRYPGPRDSSILTLQEHHRSQTILDGGESRHLRLRRSDADFWRTEDIPDRVLDYLRYLGFYGVYRIGRIQMDVGLITAMLERWRPETHTFHLPFGEATISLQDVSILTGLPVDGDPVTGVDPTLSIPEWQALCLRLLGFEPDAHFFDHSRLRIECLDDRYRHFHIADDAPEEMVQQYVRGQVLRLLGGVLLPDTSSNKMKLMFLPLLEDLDFARRLSWGSAVLACLYRAMCRGSYADQSEIGGYLVLLQIWVWERMPTISPLRRQLLEMPSEQQDPDVPFRLDGPLGYRWNVAFNVHHVSTRVARVYRCQLDTLVDTSRRFLWKPYTDGILAILPQMCTVGHDIWTARVPLICFDVVEWHLPDRVLRQFGQTQDIPEQFDTSQGLHRIDRRGRARIDWRIRHAQYIDIWDARRDHIVHGDPILRGRSYTDDYMAWFFSITVRVIGQSQYAVSGYEGESSTVRLLTDSVSDLVLDTRRALSTTDEDERIQILREMERTGSGALEAIGVDPHTCAPWYGAVRAPDMSYTPSPYASHMPSPHIPHMSSFDAAQMPPPFHPQMAASSSSYIPQMPSPGTSWPHEYDTFFSGPSVYPDERVERVSQSVDDPTASVIPEQHDQQISSTDIGEEPSQQEQPARTFLRRSKRPRAPRRPCGT